In the Paenibacillus sp. FSL R7-0337 genome, AATCTCCCGCTTAATGACGGCGAAGTGGTACATAATTTCGTGAATGACATTGGACTGCAGCGTCTTCAGCACCTCCAGCTCCTCCGTATCATACAGATTGTCGTCATAAGGATATTGATAGAACAGCTCCATCCGCAGCAGTCTGAAGTCAAACGGCGGCAGCGGCACAGGATAATCCGGGATCTCCGGGCACAGCGGGCTCTGATGGGGCTGGAAGAAACTTCCGGTGAAATAACGGGGGGTATACTCATCGAACTTTTGCTTAAACATAGGATTGGAGGCATGCGGGAAGCTATGGGCATAGGGTGAGAGAATACACACAACCGCTTGGTGCGTGCTTATTCTATAAATCTCTGACATCGCTGTAAACAGATCGTTCACATAAGGCATGACCCGGCTGGCCATTACGAATTCGGCCGTATTGTCGGGCAGGGGGATTCCTTCGCAAATATCGCAGACGATATCCACCCCGGGGTACTGTGTGCGGTCGATTCCCAGATACCCGGACTCTTTGCCGGGGCCGCAGCCGATATCGATTCTCAAGGATACCACTCCTTCAAATGCTGAATAAGGCTCTTCATCTATTGTATTAGTCCGGCGCTTCTGTGCGTACGGCTGATGCCCAGCCCGTAACGGCAAGTTTACACTACCCGGCTTGCTGGGTAATCTTTAGGTAAGGTAAGCAGCACACAACTAAGCAGAGGAGGCATACATCATGAGACTACAGCGTACGCTACCCGCTATGACAGCAATCGCTGCATTGATGCTCACCTTGACGGCTTGTGGCGGGAACAGCCCGGCGGAAGCCCCCGGAGAATCGTCCTCAGCAGGCTCTTCGGTCATCCCTGTACAGACGGCGGCGGTACCTCTCGCCAGTCCAGTGCTTAAGTCTAGTCCTTCCGCAGCCGCAGAGTCAGAGAAGATTCAAGGCTCAGGCACTTATGTCGGGCAGATAGATACCCATTCCGTGGAGATTGTGACAGAAGAAGGGCCGACGGCCTTTGAACTCGGTGCAGGTACAGAGGAGGCGCCGGAAGGGCTTGAGATGGATGAACCTGTAGTATTTACTTATGTGGAAAAAATAGTCGGAAAAGATCCTGTCGTGATTCAGCGGGTATTGTCCAGTCTGACCAAAGCGGACTGATTCGGCAGAGTACCCGGAACCAGGACTGCAATGGCGGAATACCTCATAGGTACCCTCCTGTTGCAGTCTTTTTGCTGTCTTTGGAACCGGCTCCAAAAGTTATTTTTTTGTAACCGGATTTGAGAGAAACTTTTTCTGCCCAGCTTGCGTCAAAGAGATAGAAAAATGAGAGATGTTTCCTATCCGGGAGGGTGAGCTTGTGAAAAAGTTATGGATTTCGATTGTAGCAGGATTATTGGTGTTCCCGATGTTGTTTCAGGCCCCTGCCCAGGCAGCAGCCAAACCCATCAGAGTTATTATTGATGGAGTGACCTTGTCCACCGATCAGCCGCCGGTAATGGTGAACGGACGGACCATGGTACCGCTGCGGGCTATCTTTGAAGCCTTCAATGCCGACATCAAGTGGAATCAGAAGACACAGACAGTAACTGCTTCCCAGAATGATACAACGATTGTACTGAAGATTGGCTCCAAGATCGCAACTATCAACAATAAGGCAGTCAGCCTGGATGTGCCGGGCCAGAATCTGAAGGGCCGCACAATGGTGCCTACCCGGTTCGTCAGTGAAGCGCTCGGCCGCGAGGTCGGCTGGAATCCGGCTGCGCAGATTGTAACGATCACCACTCCGGTTCCGGTAGGCGGGAATGCGGCTCCGGTATCGGGGGTAACCGCCCAGGATATCGGCGATTATGGAGACGGCCGGGATCTGCAGGTCAGCTTCAACCGTGCGGCCGACGAATCGCTGGTGGATCAATACCGCGTGCTTGTCGCCAAGACTGGTACTTCACTGAACCTGTCGTCTGCACTGGCAGTAGGTTCCAATAACTACTCCGTTGCTCTGGTAACAGGAGCCAATCCTGTTGTGAAGCTGAACGCTGCCGCCAGAACGATCGATGGTGACCTGATTAAGAATAATCAGGGATATAGCGTATATGTAGTAACAGTCGGCAAAGGCAATAATACCAGTGCCCTCTCCAGTGCATCTGCCGTTATTACATTGCAGAACAAGGCAGTTCCGGCACTGGGCACCGTCCAGGCAACAGATACCAGTGATTACGGGGACGGCCGCGATCTCTCCGTCAGCTTCAATAAGCTGGCCGATGAGAGCAAGATAAGCTCTTACCGGATCTTCGTAGTCAAAGCGTCGAATACCCAGGTGTTTGATCTGGGCAGAGCTAATGCGGTCTCCAGCAGCAATTACACGCAGCTCAACAAGACGGGCAACAATATCAGTATGAACCTAACCTCAGGCTCCAGAGATACAGATGGAGCGTTGATCAAGACGGGTGTCAGCTACCGGATATATGTACTGGCGGTTGACAGCAGCAATGCAGCGAATAATGTGCTGTCACCTGCTTCGACGGCCCTTACACTCGCCAATGCAGGGGTATCCAACCTGAATGTGACCGATGTGAACGATTATAATGACGGGCGGGATTTGAAGGTTACCTTTAACCATGCTTCAGACGAGACCAATATCAGTCAGTACCGCATTCTGGTTGTGCCTGTGAACTATTACAGCAGCTTCAGCTTAAATGATGCAAATAACGTATCCAGTGCCAATTATACGGCGGTAAACACATCAGGAACGTATACCGAACAGATTCTGAGCTCCTCCAGCAGAGATGTGCGCGGATCCCTGATCAGGAATGGAACCAGCTACAAAGTGTATGTGCTCGCGGCAGGTAACTGGAACAATTCGGGCTCGAATGTGCTATCTGCTGCTTCTCCGGCGATTACGCTGGTGAATACCTCCGGCCTCAGTGCCATATCGAATCTAAGTGTGAGTGATGTGAACGATTATGGGGACGGCCGTGATCTGAGAGTATCGTTCAATCATGCCGGAGATGAATCCTACATCAGCCATTACCGGATTCTGGTGGTGCCAACTAACTACTACAACAG is a window encoding:
- a CDS encoding methyltransferase domain-containing protein — encoded protein: MRIDIGCGPGKESGYLGIDRTQYPGVDIVCDICEGIPLPDNTAEFVMASRVMPYVNDLFTAMSEIYRISTHQAVVCILSPYAHSFPHASNPMFKQKFDEYTPRYFTGSFFQPHQSPLCPEIPDYPVPLPPFDFRLLRMELFYQYPYDDNLYDTEELEVLKTLQSNVIHEIMYHFAVIKREITDEELEAMSRKVLPEPQSLLERRLRLQNRKYML
- a CDS encoding copper amine oxidase N-terminal domain-containing protein, with product MKKLWISIVAGLLVFPMLFQAPAQAAAKPIRVIIDGVTLSTDQPPVMVNGRTMVPLRAIFEAFNADIKWNQKTQTVTASQNDTTIVLKIGSKIATINNKAVSLDVPGQNLKGRTMVPTRFVSEALGREVGWNPAAQIVTITTPVPVGGNAAPVSGVTAQDIGDYGDGRDLQVSFNRAADESLVDQYRVLVAKTGTSLNLSSALAVGSNNYSVALVTGANPVVKLNAAARTIDGDLIKNNQGYSVYVVTVGKGNNTSALSSASAVITLQNKAVPALGTVQATDTSDYGDGRDLSVSFNKLADESKISSYRIFVVKASNTQVFDLGRANAVSSSNYTQLNKTGNNISMNLTSGSRDTDGALIKTGVSYRIYVLAVDSSNAANNVLSPASTALTLANAGVSNLNVTDVNDYNDGRDLKVTFNHASDETNISQYRILVVPVNYYSSFSLNDANNVSSANYTAVNTSGTYTEQILSSSSRDVRGSLIRNGTSYKVYVLAAGNWNNSGSNVLSAASPAITLVNTSGLSAISNLSVSDVNDYGDGRDLRVSFNHAGDESYISHYRILVVPTNYYNSFSLSDANNAGNYTTAGTSGDSTNQVLDASAKDVRGTAIKPEISYRVYVLTVRNGSYQGANVLSEGTAAISLSAKLPVTSVTNVTYGMDNGKVVVNFTKSSRESNISEYRVFAVPSKQSFGSTEALGVQSSYYRSAVPNGSNLSIAAAAKDINGNPIVKGTKYKVYVLAVANSSGVQNGGLSDSSEEFEI